A window of Marinobacter salarius contains these coding sequences:
- the pyrF gene encoding orotidine-5'-phosphate decarboxylase, whose product MTVQTPDNSKIIVALDFPSDQPALALIDQLDPAKCRLKVGKELFTRSGPVLVRDLQSRGFDVFLDLKFHDIPNTTSAAVAAAADLGVWMVNVHASGGEKMMTACRDRLESFGKDRPMLIAVTVLTSMGPEDLAGIGITDSPEAQVSRLATLTRNCGLDGVVCSAQEAPALKAEQGKDFKLVTPGIRPLSADKGDQQRIMTPTDALKAGSDYLVIGRPITQAADPLAALEAIHSEVVGL is encoded by the coding sequence CTGACTGTGCAAACCCCCGATAATTCCAAAATCATCGTTGCCCTGGATTTCCCCTCCGATCAGCCCGCATTGGCTCTGATTGATCAATTGGACCCCGCGAAATGTCGCCTTAAAGTCGGCAAAGAGTTGTTTACCCGTTCAGGGCCGGTTCTGGTTCGTGACCTGCAGAGCCGCGGCTTCGACGTCTTCCTGGATTTGAAGTTTCACGACATCCCGAACACAACGTCCGCAGCCGTAGCGGCCGCGGCGGACCTGGGTGTCTGGATGGTGAACGTGCATGCTTCCGGCGGTGAGAAAATGATGACCGCCTGCCGCGACCGCCTGGAAAGCTTCGGCAAGGATCGGCCAATGCTGATTGCCGTTACTGTGCTGACCAGCATGGGGCCGGAGGATCTTGCCGGTATCGGTATCACAGATTCCCCGGAAGCCCAGGTTTCCCGCCTGGCAACTCTGACCCGCAACTGCGGCCTGGACGGCGTCGTCTGCTCCGCACAGGAAGCGCCGGCGCTGAAAGCAGAGCAGGGCAAGGATTTCAAACTGGTCACCCCGGGCATCCGTCCGCTGTCTGCCGACAAGGGCGACCAGCAACGCATCATGACGCCTACAGATGCCCTCAAAGCCGGTTCCGACTACTTGGTCATCGGCCGCCCGATTACGCAGGCTGCTGATCCTCTGGCTGCGTTGGAGGCTATTCACTCTGAGGTAGTTGGCCTCTAG
- the lapB gene encoding lipopolysaccharide assembly protein LapB — MDIVLQWLLLTVAVAAGWFVGRMGSTRERSKTPISDEESVKDRLQFLFTNYSDQAVENFVQSLAVNKETVGLHLSIGAHFRHKGETDRAILIHQNLLARPELPPRYSQQVTYELAIDYLNAGLLDRAEALLHQLMGDREYGRKSSLQLIELYQQEKEWGKAGQVARTLTTGDHDARMYKMLAYITCEQAEDALKHDDRWMAQKLSKEALEYDRSCVRATFIMMKLLIRQGSYRDAASQSLKVFDQNPEFGSEAVDRLMKLEREHGDVGRLVKKLGKFYEAWPSTSLLLALVEAVERTSGRMAAIELLRRELEVRPSVRGLLRLVELAGYEKGMTTDEGRLVSRIGHLILANRPVYRCVNCGFSGQQLHWLCPSCKQWETVRPIQGVEAE; from the coding sequence ATGGATATAGTGCTTCAATGGCTGCTGTTAACGGTTGCGGTGGCCGCTGGCTGGTTTGTGGGGCGAATGGGCAGCACCAGGGAACGCTCCAAAACACCCATCTCCGACGAGGAATCCGTCAAGGATCGTCTGCAATTTCTGTTCACCAACTATTCCGATCAGGCGGTTGAGAACTTCGTTCAGTCCCTGGCTGTGAACAAGGAAACGGTGGGCCTGCACCTCTCTATCGGCGCCCATTTCCGCCACAAGGGCGAGACCGATCGGGCCATTCTGATTCACCAGAACCTCCTTGCCCGTCCGGAACTGCCGCCACGATACTCCCAGCAGGTTACCTACGAGTTGGCCATTGACTACCTGAATGCAGGCCTTCTGGACAGAGCAGAAGCGTTGCTTCATCAACTGATGGGCGACAGGGAGTACGGGCGTAAGTCTTCATTACAACTGATTGAGCTGTATCAGCAGGAAAAGGAATGGGGTAAGGCGGGGCAGGTCGCCCGTACCTTGACGACCGGCGACCACGATGCCCGCATGTACAAAATGCTGGCCTATATTACCTGCGAGCAGGCTGAGGATGCCCTCAAGCACGACGACCGCTGGATGGCTCAGAAGCTGTCCAAGGAAGCGCTGGAGTACGATCGTTCCTGTGTCCGGGCCACGTTTATCATGATGAAGTTGCTCATTCGCCAGGGCAGCTACCGGGACGCAGCCAGCCAAAGCTTGAAAGTCTTCGATCAGAACCCAGAGTTCGGCTCAGAAGCGGTAGACCGGCTGATGAAGCTTGAACGCGAACACGGCGATGTTGGTCGTCTGGTCAAGAAGCTAGGCAAGTTCTACGAAGCCTGGCCGAGCACAAGCTTGCTGCTGGCGCTGGTTGAAGCCGTAGAGCGCACATCCGGCCGCATGGCTGCAATCGAGTTACTGCGGCGGGAACTGGAAGTTCGCCCCAGCGTCCGCGGTCTGCTGCGCCTGGTGGAACTGGCGGGCTATGAAAAAGGCATGACGACGGACGAAGGCCGCCTGGTCAGCCGCATCGGCCACTTGATACTCGCCAACCGCCCGGTATACCGATGTGTAAACTGTGGTTTTTCCGGACAGCAATTGCATTGGCTGTGCCCCAGCTGCAAGCAGTGGGAAACCGTTCGCCCAATCCAGGGCGTGGAAGCTGAATAA
- a CDS encoding LapA family protein translates to MAGFQKVLLILLVLVLVLVALVFSLNNQMAVSLNFLLFETQPHGVAVWIILSFVIGALIGVLITMLATVRTSVSRRNLEKRLARTEQALEKSRAQNDRTL, encoded by the coding sequence ATGGCCGGATTTCAGAAGGTCCTTCTCATTCTGCTGGTATTGGTTCTGGTTCTGGTAGCACTTGTTTTCTCCCTGAATAATCAGATGGCGGTCTCCCTCAATTTCCTGCTCTTTGAGACTCAGCCTCACGGTGTCGCCGTCTGGATTATCCTGTCTTTTGTGATCGGCGCTTTGATCGGAGTTCTGATTACCATGCTTGCAACCGTTCGCACATCGGTTTCCCGCCGTAACCTTGAAAAACGACTTGCTCGTACTGAGCAGGCATTGGAGAAATCCAGGGCCCAGAACGACCGGACGCTTTAA
- a CDS encoding integration host factor subunit beta, whose product MTKSELVELIASKQTQLSVKDVELAVKTIIEHMSQSLADGQRIEIRGFGSFSLHHRAARTGRNPKTGEAVQLPAKFVPHFKPGKELREQVNDSLKKGF is encoded by the coding sequence ATGACGAAATCTGAACTGGTAGAGCTGATTGCGTCCAAGCAGACGCAGCTTTCAGTGAAGGATGTGGAACTGGCTGTGAAAACGATTATCGAGCACATGTCCCAATCACTGGCGGATGGCCAGCGAATCGAGATCCGGGGTTTTGGTAGTTTCTCGTTGCACCATCGCGCAGCCAGAACCGGGCGTAACCCGAAAACCGGGGAAGCCGTGCAATTACCGGCCAAATTTGTTCCGCACTTCAAGCCAGGCAAGGAGTTGCGCGAGCAGGTAAACGATAGCCTTAAAAAGGGCTTCTGA
- the rpsA gene encoding 30S ribosomal protein S1 encodes MSESFADLFEESLKEIDMQPGSIVQGTVVDVDNDWVTVNAGLKSEGVIPASQFLNEKGELEVAIGEVVDVALDAVEDGFGETRLSREKAKRAEAWKVLEKSFEAEEVVKGVINGKVKGGFTVDLAGIRAFLPGSLVDVRPVRDTAHLENKELEFKVIKLDQKRNNVVVSRRAVLEAENSAEREALLETLTEGLEIKGIVKNLTDYGAFVDLGGVDGLLHITDMAWKRIKHPSEIVNVGDEINVKVLKFDRERNRVSLGLKQLGEDPWVDIKGRYPEGTKVTARVTNLTDYGCFAELEEGVEGLVHVSEMDWTNKNIHPSKVVQVGDEVGVMILDIDEERRRISLGIKQCVANPWEDFSSKFNKGDRISGKIKSITDFGIFIGLDGGIDGLVHLSDISWNETGEEAVREYKKGDEVETVILSVDPERERISLGIKQLESDPFAEFVQLNDKGSIVKGTVSAVDAKAATITLNDEVEAVLKASEISRDRVEDARNALNEGDEVEAKIISIDRKNRVINLSVKSKDVEDDKQALEGVRAKAAESSSGATTIGDLIKEQMQQQNANKE; translated from the coding sequence ATGAGCGAGAGCTTTGCGGATCTTTTTGAAGAAAGCCTAAAAGAAATTGACATGCAACCAGGTTCCATCGTCCAGGGAACCGTTGTAGACGTCGATAACGACTGGGTCACCGTTAACGCCGGACTGAAGTCCGAAGGTGTTATCCCCGCCTCCCAGTTCCTCAATGAAAAAGGCGAGTTGGAAGTTGCTATCGGCGAGGTTGTTGACGTAGCTCTCGACGCTGTGGAAGACGGCTTCGGTGAAACCCGTCTGTCCCGTGAGAAAGCCAAGCGCGCAGAAGCCTGGAAGGTACTTGAGAAGTCCTTCGAAGCTGAAGAAGTGGTTAAGGGTGTTATCAATGGCAAGGTCAAGGGTGGTTTCACCGTCGATCTGGCCGGCATCCGTGCCTTCCTGCCTGGTTCGCTGGTAGATGTTCGCCCGGTTCGCGATACCGCGCACCTGGAGAACAAGGAACTCGAATTCAAGGTTATCAAGCTCGACCAGAAGCGTAACAACGTGGTTGTTTCCCGCCGCGCCGTTCTGGAAGCTGAAAACAGTGCTGAGCGTGAAGCTCTGCTCGAAACCCTGACCGAAGGTCTGGAAATCAAGGGTATCGTCAAGAACCTGACCGACTACGGCGCGTTCGTAGATCTGGGCGGTGTTGACGGCCTGCTGCACATCACCGATATGGCCTGGAAGCGCATCAAGCATCCGAGCGAAATCGTCAATGTCGGCGACGAGATCAACGTCAAGGTTCTGAAGTTTGACCGTGAGCGCAACCGCGTATCACTGGGTCTGAAGCAGCTGGGCGAAGATCCCTGGGTCGATATCAAGGGTCGTTATCCGGAAGGTACCAAGGTTACTGCACGTGTAACCAACCTGACCGACTACGGCTGCTTCGCTGAGCTGGAAGAAGGCGTTGAAGGCCTGGTTCACGTGTCCGAAATGGACTGGACCAACAAGAACATTCATCCGTCCAAAGTCGTTCAGGTTGGCGACGAAGTGGGCGTGATGATTCTGGACATCGACGAAGAGCGTCGTCGTATCTCCCTGGGTATCAAGCAGTGTGTTGCTAACCCGTGGGAAGATTTCTCCAGCAAGTTCAACAAAGGCGACCGTATCTCCGGCAAGATCAAGTCAATCACTGACTTTGGTATCTTCATCGGCCTGGACGGCGGCATCGATGGTCTGGTTCACCTGTCAGACATCAGCTGGAACGAGACTGGCGAAGAAGCCGTCCGTGAATACAAGAAGGGCGACGAAGTTGAAACCGTTATCCTGTCTGTTGATCCCGAGCGTGAGCGCATCTCCCTGGGCATCAAGCAGCTGGAAAGCGATCCGTTCGCCGAGTTTGTACAGCTGAACGACAAGGGCTCCATCGTGAAGGGCACGGTATCTGCGGTTGATGCAAAAGCCGCTACCATCACCCTGAACGACGAAGTTGAAGCTGTTCTGAAAGCCTCTGAAATCAGCCGTGACCGTGTTGAAGACGCACGCAACGCGCTGAACGAAGGCGACGAAGTTGAAGCGAAGATCATCAGCATCGACCGCAAGAACCGCGTCATCAACCTGTCTGTGAAGTCCAAGGACGTTGAAGACGACAAGCAGGCGCTGGAAGGTGTTCGCGCCAAAGCGGCTGAATCTTCCTCTGGTGCGACCACCATCGGTGATCTCATCAAAGAGCAGATGCAGCAGCAAAACGCCAACAAGGAATAA
- the cmk gene encoding (d)CMP kinase, with protein MAESKAPVITVDGPGGSGKGTITQMLARRLGWHLLDSGALYRLTALAAERQGVSLDDEPSLVNVAASLDVAFEPTPPGEPAKVLMAGVDVTADIRTETCGDNASKVAVMQPVRDALLQRQRDFQKPPGLVADGRDMGTVVFPDAPVKIFLTASAEERAQRRYSQLKDAGVDVNIDALLKEIRVRDERDMNRAAAPLKPADDAQVIDSTGLSIEEVLVRVMAAAGQA; from the coding sequence ATGGCTGAAAGCAAGGCTCCGGTTATTACCGTGGATGGCCCTGGCGGTTCCGGTAAGGGCACCATTACCCAGATGCTCGCCCGCCGGCTTGGATGGCACCTGCTGGATAGCGGTGCGCTTTATCGCCTCACCGCGCTGGCAGCAGAGCGACAGGGCGTGTCCCTGGATGATGAGCCGTCCCTGGTAAACGTCGCCGCCAGCCTCGATGTGGCGTTTGAACCGACTCCGCCAGGTGAGCCGGCAAAGGTACTGATGGCTGGTGTTGACGTCACCGCAGATATACGTACAGAGACCTGTGGCGATAATGCTTCGAAGGTGGCTGTCATGCAGCCGGTGCGCGACGCCCTGTTGCAGCGCCAGCGCGATTTCCAGAAGCCTCCCGGGCTGGTCGCGGACGGCCGTGACATGGGAACGGTGGTGTTTCCGGATGCGCCGGTGAAGATCTTCCTGACAGCCAGTGCCGAAGAGCGTGCGCAAAGACGCTACAGCCAGTTGAAGGACGCCGGGGTCGATGTTAATATTGACGCCCTTTTAAAGGAGATACGGGTGCGCGATGAGCGGGATATGAACCGCGCCGCCGCCCCGCTCAAGCCTGCAGACGATGCGCAAGTCATTGATTCGACGGGGTTGAGTATAGAAGAGGTGCTAGTCAGGGTTATGGCCGCAGCAGGTCAGGCCTGA
- a CDS encoding bifunctional prephenate dehydrogenase/3-phosphoshikimate 1-carboxyvinyltransferase: protein MSEIQPLFQRVAVIGLGLIGGSLAKAIRDNGLAVTVVGADKRADELALGKELGIIDEAAGSVAEAVAGSDLVVLAVPVKATRAVLAEIRPHLGENAVLTDVGSTKTSFVNDVREVFGELPVKVIPGHPIAGSEKSGIRAANPELFANHKVILTPAESVGQPDLEKLRALWEGCGATVLTMSVAYHDEVLAATSHLPHLIAFSLVDTLAGEDENLDIFRYAAGGFRDFTRIAASDPVMWHDIFLSNREAVLRVIDHFTHDLDQLRTAIADQDSATLLRVFSRAKAAREHFSKMISGQAYVTNNSQKQVTFRLQPGGRISGEIRVPGDKSISHRSIMLGALADGITEVKGFLEGEDSLATLQAFRDMGVTIEGPDAGFVRIHGVGINGLQAPRGPLYLGNSGTAMRLFSGLLAAQPFDSELTGDESLSKRPMGRVADPLRAMGAVIDTAEGGRPPLKIRGGHALTGIHYEMPVASAQVKSCLLLAGLYAEGVTSVTEPAPTRDHTERMLEGFGYHVHRDTATASVTGGGSLTATAIDVPADISSSAFFLVAASIAPDSDLTIRHVGMNPTRVGVINILRMMGANIEVLEERVIGGEPVADLRVRSAELKGIDIPEDQVPLAIDEFPVLFIAAVCAEGRTVLRGAEELRVKESDRIQVMADGLTALGVETTVTPDGIIIDGGQAMTAGTVNSHGDHRIAMAFSVASLRAEGEIEVTDCANVSTSFPGFVELAKQTGINIAAEGAE from the coding sequence GTGTCCGAGATTCAGCCACTGTTCCAGCGTGTTGCTGTTATTGGTCTTGGGCTGATTGGTGGTTCTCTGGCCAAAGCGATCCGCGACAATGGCCTCGCGGTGACTGTTGTGGGCGCTGACAAGCGCGCGGACGAATTGGCGCTTGGCAAAGAATTGGGCATTATTGATGAAGCTGCCGGGTCGGTTGCTGAGGCAGTGGCTGGCAGTGACCTTGTGGTGCTGGCGGTGCCGGTTAAGGCAACGCGGGCAGTGCTGGCGGAAATCAGACCCCATCTTGGTGAAAACGCCGTGTTGACGGACGTCGGAAGCACCAAGACCAGTTTCGTCAACGATGTGCGAGAGGTGTTTGGCGAGCTGCCCGTGAAAGTGATACCCGGGCATCCCATCGCCGGTTCCGAAAAAAGCGGCATCCGCGCGGCGAATCCCGAGTTGTTTGCCAATCACAAGGTCATACTCACGCCGGCAGAGAGCGTTGGTCAGCCCGACCTGGAGAAGCTCAGGGCATTGTGGGAAGGCTGTGGTGCGACGGTGTTGACCATGTCGGTGGCCTATCACGACGAGGTGCTGGCTGCCACCAGTCATCTTCCCCATCTTATCGCCTTCTCGCTGGTGGATACCCTGGCGGGCGAGGACGAAAATCTGGATATTTTCCGCTACGCAGCGGGCGGCTTCCGGGACTTCACCCGAATTGCAGCCAGTGACCCGGTGATGTGGCACGATATTTTTCTCTCTAACCGGGAGGCGGTGTTACGCGTCATTGATCATTTTACCCACGATCTGGATCAGCTCCGTACCGCCATCGCCGATCAGGACAGTGCAACTCTGTTGCGGGTTTTCAGTCGCGCCAAGGCGGCGCGGGAACATTTTTCAAAGATGATTTCAGGACAGGCTTACGTGACAAACAACAGTCAGAAACAGGTAACGTTCCGTCTTCAGCCCGGCGGTCGGATTTCCGGCGAGATACGCGTACCGGGCGACAAATCCATTTCCCACCGATCCATCATGCTGGGCGCGCTCGCCGACGGTATCACAGAAGTGAAAGGCTTCCTTGAAGGCGAGGATAGCCTGGCGACCCTGCAGGCGTTCCGCGACATGGGCGTGACCATTGAAGGGCCGGACGCGGGGTTTGTCCGCATTCACGGCGTCGGTATTAACGGCCTCCAGGCGCCGCGCGGCCCCTTGTATCTGGGCAATTCCGGTACTGCCATGCGCCTGTTCTCTGGCTTGCTGGCGGCGCAGCCGTTTGATTCCGAACTCACCGGCGACGAAAGCCTGTCCAAGCGTCCCATGGGACGTGTGGCAGATCCGCTGCGAGCAATGGGGGCGGTGATTGACACTGCGGAGGGCGGGCGGCCGCCTTTGAAAATCAGGGGTGGGCATGCGCTAACCGGTATCCATTATGAAATGCCGGTGGCCAGCGCCCAGGTTAAATCCTGCCTGCTACTCGCCGGTCTCTATGCCGAGGGCGTAACCTCCGTTACCGAGCCAGCCCCTACCCGGGATCACACTGAGCGTATGTTGGAAGGCTTTGGTTATCACGTGCATCGCGATACCGCGACGGCCAGTGTGACCGGTGGCGGTTCGTTGACCGCCACCGCCATAGACGTACCTGCGGATATCTCTTCGTCAGCGTTTTTCCTCGTTGCGGCGAGTATCGCCCCGGATTCCGACTTGACCATCCGCCACGTAGGCATGAACCCGACGAGGGTTGGGGTGATTAATATTCTGCGCATGATGGGGGCCAATATAGAAGTTCTCGAAGAGCGTGTGATTGGTGGGGAGCCGGTCGCTGATCTTCGCGTCCGTTCCGCCGAACTCAAGGGTATCGACATCCCCGAGGATCAGGTGCCGCTGGCAATCGACGAATTCCCCGTGCTGTTCATTGCCGCAGTCTGCGCCGAGGGTAGAACGGTTCTGCGCGGCGCCGAGGAGCTCCGCGTCAAGGAGAGTGATCGCATCCAGGTGATGGCTGACGGCCTGACCGCGCTCGGAGTGGAAACCACTGTCACTCCAGACGGTATTATCATTGATGGTGGGCAGGCGATGACCGCCGGAACCGTGAACAGCCACGGGGACCACCGCATTGCCATGGCGTTCTCCGTTGCCTCCCTGCGGGCTGAAGGGGAGATCGAGGTGACTGATTGCGCCAACGTGTCCACCTCATTCCCGGGCTTTGTGGAGCTGGCGAAGCAGACAGGTATCAATATTGCCGCCGAAGGGGCTGAATAA
- the hisC gene encoding histidinol-phosphate transaminase codes for MSIDYQSLAVKGVQALSPYQPGKPIDELARELGLKPENIIKLASNENPLGPSPKALAAVKGALDELCRYPDGNGFDLKQALSARYGVTPSQITLGNGSNDVLEVITRCFADAASEVVFSQYAFAVYPLVTQAIGAKGVSVPARHYGHDLDAMVEAITDRTALVFVANPNNPTGTVHGAEAIESFLARIPPRVLVVLDEAYCEYLQGEGYVDGLSLLERYPNLIVTRTFSKAWGLASLRAGYSVSSPEIANFLNRVRQPFNVDSLALVAATAVLDDEDYLRRSCEVNAGGMKQLESAFNEMGLEYIPSAGNFIAVDVGERAADINQSLLEQGVIVRPIGGYGLPRHLRVSIGLPEENARFIEALARALDTSSGRGE; via the coding sequence ATGTCGATTGATTACCAAAGTCTGGCGGTCAAAGGTGTGCAGGCGTTATCCCCCTACCAGCCGGGCAAGCCCATTGATGAGCTGGCCAGGGAGCTGGGCCTGAAGCCCGAAAACATCATCAAGCTGGCCAGCAACGAGAATCCTCTTGGGCCCAGCCCAAAGGCGCTGGCGGCGGTGAAGGGCGCTCTGGACGAGCTTTGTCGCTATCCCGATGGCAATGGGTTTGATCTTAAGCAGGCGTTGTCTGCACGGTACGGCGTGACGCCCTCGCAGATTACCCTTGGCAACGGTTCCAACGATGTGCTGGAAGTGATCACGCGGTGCTTTGCAGATGCCGCCTCGGAAGTCGTATTCTCCCAGTACGCCTTTGCGGTATACCCTCTGGTTACCCAGGCGATTGGCGCCAAAGGCGTGTCGGTACCCGCAAGGCACTATGGCCATGACCTCGATGCCATGGTGGAAGCGATAACGGATCGCACCGCGCTGGTGTTTGTGGCCAACCCCAACAACCCCACGGGCACGGTTCATGGTGCCGAGGCGATCGAGTCGTTTTTGGCCCGTATTCCCCCCAGGGTTCTGGTGGTTCTCGACGAAGCCTACTGCGAATATCTGCAGGGTGAGGGCTATGTGGATGGTCTGTCGTTGCTCGAGCGCTACCCGAACCTGATCGTTACTAGGACATTCTCCAAGGCTTGGGGGCTGGCATCGCTGCGTGCTGGCTACAGTGTAAGTTCTCCGGAGATTGCCAATTTTCTCAACCGAGTACGGCAGCCTTTTAATGTAGATTCTCTGGCTTTGGTGGCTGCGACGGCTGTACTGGACGATGAAGATTACCTGCGGCGCTCCTGCGAAGTGAATGCAGGGGGGATGAAGCAGCTTGAATCTGCCTTTAACGAAATGGGTCTGGAATACATTCCGTCCGCCGGCAACTTTATTGCTGTGGATGTGGGCGAACGGGCGGCTGACATCAATCAGTCGCTACTGGAGCAGGGTGTGATTGTCAGGCCGATTGGCGGCTACGGCCTACCCAGGCATCTGCGGGTGTCGATTGGCTTGCCCGAAGAAAATGCACGGTTTATCGAAGCTTTGGCCCGTGCACTGGATACGTCCAGCGGACGGGGAGAGTAA